In the genome of Rhodothermales bacterium, the window TCGGCTCGCCGCTGCCGGTCCCCCTCTCCGGGATCGCGTATGCGCAGGCGGCGGCCCCCGATTCGACGACGCTCGTCCGCGTCGAGCGCGCCTTCCGCTCGGGCGACGTCGAGAACCTGCTCGACGGATCGGCGGACCGGCTCGACGTGATCATCTTCGGCAAGGGGGCGTCGTATAGCCGCGCGCAGGCGGCGCTCGTGCTCTCCGACTTCTTCCGCCGCAACCCGCCGGGCCGCGTGAGCTTCGAGCAGGAAGTGCTCGCCGAGGACCGCCGCTCGATGATCGGGCAGTACTGGGTGGCGAACGGCGACGGCGATCCCGTCTCCGTTTTCGTCCGGCTGCGGGCACGGGGTCCGCGCTGGCAGCTCCGCTCCATCCGCATCGAGCACGCCGGCGGGCGCCGCTAGCGCGGAGCGGAGTCGGCGTATTTTCTCGGCCCCCGTCGCGTCCCCGAGATCCCGGCTGCAGGTATGAAGCGAACTAGCGTGCGGTACGTCGC includes:
- a CDS encoding DUF4783 domain-containing protein; translation: MRIFSSAVLALVLTLASLVGSPLPVPLSGIAYAQAAAPDSTTLVRVERAFRSGDVENLLDGSADRLDVIIFGKGASYSRAQAALVLSDFFRRNPPGRVSFEQEVLAEDRRSMIGQYWVANGDGDPVSVFVRLRARGPRWQLRSIRIEHAGGRR